One genomic segment of Hordeum vulgare subsp. vulgare chromosome 2H, MorexV3_pseudomolecules_assembly, whole genome shotgun sequence includes these proteins:
- the LOC123426260 gene encoding melanoma-associated antigen 1 isoform X2, which yields MATSDELAQVDISTEEKDKLVAEVMRYALFKTHQNSGCPIKREELTQIITKNYRQRALPALVIKEAGDRLAATFGYEMRELQRTRATSTRSGRPSSQQPSNLDAKSYVLVSKLDPEVYSKYVEDKERAHVSGFAFVVISIVHVAGGKISEEDLWRQLKRLGLNETDEDHPVLRNNKQALELLVQQRYLLKEKIAGPEGHSMVYELAERALDESISSKLKEYISQVVGISTATAE from the exons ATGGCGACTAGCGACGAACTCGCCCAAGTCGACATCTCCACGGAG GAGAAGGACAAGCTGGTGGCCGAGGTGATGCGCTACGCGCTCTTCAAGACGCACCAGAACTCCGGCTGCCCCATCAAGCGGGAGGAGCTCACGCAGATCATCACCAAGAACTACCGCCAGCGAGCGCTCCCTGCGCTCGTTATCAAGGAAGCTGGGGATAGGCTTGCCGCGACCTTCGGCTATGAGATGAGGGAGCTCCAGAGGACCCGCGCCACGTCCACCCGTTCTGGACGCCCCTCCTCCCAGCAGCCCA GTAATCTGGATGCAAAGAGCTACGTCCTGGTAAGTAAGCTGGACCCTGAGGTGTACAGCAAGTATGTCGAGGATAAGGAGCGTGCCCATGTGTCTGGGTTTgcttttgttgtcataagcattgttCATGTCGCTGGTGGCAAGATCTCTGAAG AGGACCTTTGGCGTCAACTGAAACGGTTGGGCTTAAATGAGACTGATGAGGACCaccctgttctccggaacaataagCAGGCGCTTGAACTACTAGTGCAACAAAG GTACTTGCTGAAGGAGAAGATTGCTGGTCCAGAAGGCCATTCCATGGTTTATGAGCTTGCAGAGAGGGCATTGGATGAATCCATCAGTTCCAAGCTTAAAGAATACATTTCACAG
- the LOC123426260 gene encoding melanoma-associated antigen 1 isoform X1, producing MATSDELAQVDISTEEKDKLVAEVMRYALFKTHQNSGCPIKREELTQIITKNYRQRALPALVIKEAGDRLAATFGYEMRELQRTRATSTRSGRPSSQQPSNLDAKSYVLVSKLDPEVYSKYVEDKERAHVSGFAFVVISIVHVAGGKISEEDLWRQLKRLGLNETDEDHPVLRNNKQALELLVQQRYLLKEKIAGPEGHSMVYELAERALDESISSKLKEYISQVIAFSITCSINSYKMFGCGHKYSYSRMKWI from the exons ATGGCGACTAGCGACGAACTCGCCCAAGTCGACATCTCCACGGAG GAGAAGGACAAGCTGGTGGCCGAGGTGATGCGCTACGCGCTCTTCAAGACGCACCAGAACTCCGGCTGCCCCATCAAGCGGGAGGAGCTCACGCAGATCATCACCAAGAACTACCGCCAGCGAGCGCTCCCTGCGCTCGTTATCAAGGAAGCTGGGGATAGGCTTGCCGCGACCTTCGGCTATGAGATGAGGGAGCTCCAGAGGACCCGCGCCACGTCCACCCGTTCTGGACGCCCCTCCTCCCAGCAGCCCA GTAATCTGGATGCAAAGAGCTACGTCCTGGTAAGTAAGCTGGACCCTGAGGTGTACAGCAAGTATGTCGAGGATAAGGAGCGTGCCCATGTGTCTGGGTTTgcttttgttgtcataagcattgttCATGTCGCTGGTGGCAAGATCTCTGAAG AGGACCTTTGGCGTCAACTGAAACGGTTGGGCTTAAATGAGACTGATGAGGACCaccctgttctccggaacaataagCAGGCGCTTGAACTACTAGTGCAACAAAG GTACTTGCTGAAGGAGAAGATTGCTGGTCCAGAAGGCCATTCCATGGTTTATGAGCTTGCAGAGAGGGCATTGGATGAATCCATCAGTTCCAAGCTTAAAGAATACATTTCACAG GTTATTGCCTTCTCCATAACGTGCAGCATTAACAGCTATAAAATGTTTG